The Candidatus Neomarinimicrobiota bacterium region TGCATCCACCCTTCATAAGAATCCGACAGGCGGACCTTCAGCCAATCCTCTTTTCGGTCCAACAGCTCAACTTTTTCCCAGGCCACACCTTGTGTTACCATCTGAGAGGAAAAGGACGGGCCGTCATAGACATTTGCAAATGTGGTACGGACAATGCGTATCATACATATCCTCAATGATTACTCGTTATCGGATTTCTTGTCGCCTTTAAACACGAGTTCCAAAATTGCCTGGTGAATACCAAATTTTTCATTCAGGTAGGCGCGGATGGCATCTCCCCTGTCAGGATCATAGGATGTGTTCAGCGTCACTTTCCCAGTAAATTGCAAACCCTCGTCTTCCCGGGAGAGCCGGGCCTGGGAAACAGTGCTTACATCCACCTGCTTTTCCAGTTCCTGCACTATTTTATTAAGCTTTATCCCTGTAGGAACCCCCCGCTGCAAAAGTTCGGCTACCGATTTGAAAACATTCCAGATCGCCGCGACGAAGAGGAGAGTCATGATTATGGCGATAATGGGGTCCCAGCTTTTCCACGGGCTTTTCAACAGGAGGAATCCACCGACAGTCATGGTTATCACAGAAAAAAGGCGAAGATAAAAGCCGCCCCGGTTTAGAATTTTATTCATCAGCCAGGCACTTAAAATATTGATCAAAAGAAAGGCTGCCGTCAGAATAAACACGGTATCGGGATTCACAGTCACGGGATTTCTGAATCGCCCGGGTATATCCAGGGCAACCCGGACACCATATCCTACAAGAATCAGACTGCTGATAAAGGTCACAAGCAATTCCCGGCGGATAAAACGGGCTGTCCGGTTTGTCATGGGCAGATCCTGCCAGGCAAAGCGGTATCCCATAAAAGCTGCAGAAGCCGCGGCAAGATCAGCCAGAATCAATCCGGCGGCAACCCGGACAATCAGGCTTTGCATCCGCCAACTGGCGAAGAGAAAGGATGCGGCAAAAATCAAGAGTAATCCCGTAAGCCAGATGAGTTGCTGATGAAGTACCTGCACCAGCACATGGGGCGAAGATTTTAAATCTCTCATGATAAAACCTCCTTTAACACTTCCAGAGGATATTTCACATTGCCAAAAGGCATGGAAATCTGGGCACCCTGAAGGTGGGGCTTTAGAATCCTCAGAGTTTCCCGGGCTATGGCCAGGCCTGTCTCCCGGGCCTCTTCCTTGCTGCGGGTCCGTTTCAGCCGTTCCATAACCCAATCGGGGACATTAGCGCCGGGGACTTCATTATTCATAAACTCGGCATTCCTCACACTGACCAGAGGCCATATACCGGCGATAACAGGGAGTTTGATATGTTTAATTTTATCCATAAATGTGAGAAAAATTTCCGGATCAAAAACAGGTTGGGTCATAATATATTCTGCACCGGCATCCCGTTTTTCCTCAAGGCGGCGGATTTCTTCCTCCGGATTGATCGCCCCCGGATTGGCCCCCACACCAATAAAAAAGCCTGTTGCTTTCTTCAGGACATTCCCGCCTAAATCCCGGCCATGATTCAGAATGGAAGCCACCCGGGTGAGTCCGATGGAATCCACATCGAAGACAGCGGAAGCATCAGGGAACGTCCCCATTTTCGGCGGATCGCCCGTAATGATGAGAATATTCCTGATTCCGGCGGCATAAGCCCCGAGGAAATCCCCAACCATCCCTAATAAATTCCGGTCCCGGCAGGTAAAATGCTGGATTGCCTCGCCGCCTGTTTCCTGTTGAATAATCAGGGAAAGATAGCTGGAAGCCATGCGGGATAAAGCCCGGGGACCGTCAGGAATGTTGATGGCATCAACACCGGCTTCAAAGAGAATCCGGGATTGTTCGACGGCCTTTTGAGGATTTGGTCCCTGAGGAGGGACAATTTCCACTGTCGTGACAAATTCACCCCGGCTCATTTTTTCAGCCAGACGGGATTTTTTTGCCGTAGGTATCAGATCCACATTTTCATCATGTTGAGGCGGGAGCGATGTTATTTCGATGCGCTTCCGGGGCTGAATGGACTTTAGGGCATTTCGCATGCTCCGAATAAAATCCGGAGTGGTTCCGCAACATCCCCCCACAATCCGTACTCCAACCTGGACAAATCGACGGGTATATTCGCTAAAATACTCGGGAGACGAAAAATAGATATTTCGGCCGTCCACACGCTGGGGAACCCCGGCATTGGGCATGGCGCTTACAGGGATCGGTGAAATCCGGAAGATCCGTTCAGCCACATCCAGCATCTTGCTGGGGCCCAGGCTGCAATTTGTTCCCACCACATCGGCACCGGCCCGGACAATTTCCGAGGCGAAAATTTCCGGTGTGCTCCCCAGGGATGTCCGTCCCTCCTTATCCACGGTCATCTGACCGATCAGTGGCACCTGGGGGAAAGACCTTTTAATTTCCCGGATAATTTCAAGAATCATTCCCAGGTCAGAAAAAGTTTCCAGAATCAGAATATCCGCGCCGCCCTGCAAAAGGGCTTCCGCCTGCTCATGATAAGCTTCACGGATTTCACGGGATGTCAGTTTGCCCAGGGGCTCCATCCGGTCAGGCGGCGGTCCCATGGAACCCGCGACAAAAAGTTGTCCGCCAGCGACCTGCCGGGCCAGTTCAGCACCTTTGCGGTTGATTTCAGCCGTTCGTTCTTCATAGCCGTATTTTTTCAGAAGAAAACGGTTCGCTCCAAAGGTATTGGTCGTTAATACATCTGCTCCGGCATCGGCATAATCCCGGTGAATCCCCAGGATCAAATCCGGCTTCTGTATGTTTAAAGCATCATAACATTGATTAACATACACACCCCGTTCATAGATCATCGTGCCCATAGCCCCATCAAATAAAACTACGTGATCCCTGATACAGGCTAAAAAATCCCGGGAGTTCAGACCTGTTGTGTATCCTTTTTTCATGGATTTAATTTACACTTTTCATCTCC contains the following coding sequences:
- a CDS encoding cation transporter, whose product is MRDLKSSPHVLVQVLHQQLIWLTGLLLIFAASFLFASWRMQSLIVRVAAGLILADLAAASAAFMGYRFAWQDLPMTNRTARFIRRELLVTFISSLILVGYGVRVALDIPGRFRNPVTVNPDTVFILTAAFLLINILSAWLMNKILNRGGFYLRLFSVITMTVGGFLLLKSPWKSWDPIIAIIMTLLFVAAIWNVFKSVAELLQRGVPTGIKLNKIVQELEKQVDVSTVSQARLSREDEGLQFTGKVTLNTSYDPDRGDAIRAYLNEKFGIHQAILELVFKGDKKSDNE
- a CDS encoding bifunctional homocysteine S-methyltransferase/methylenetetrahydrofolate reductase encodes the protein MNSRDFLACIRDHVVLFDGAMGTMIYERGVYVNQCYDALNIQKPDLILGIHRDYADAGADVLTTNTFGANRFLLKKYGYEERTAEINRKGAELARQVAGGQLFVAGSMGPPPDRMEPLGKLTSREIREAYHEQAEALLQGGADILILETFSDLGMILEIIREIKRSFPQVPLIGQMTVDKEGRTSLGSTPEIFASEIVRAGADVVGTNCSLGPSKMLDVAERIFRISPIPVSAMPNAGVPQRVDGRNIYFSSPEYFSEYTRRFVQVGVRIVGGCCGTTPDFIRSMRNALKSIQPRKRIEITSLPPQHDENVDLIPTAKKSRLAEKMSRGEFVTTVEIVPPQGPNPQKAVEQSRILFEAGVDAINIPDGPRALSRMASSYLSLIIQQETGGEAIQHFTCRDRNLLGMVGDFLGAYAAGIRNILIITGDPPKMGTFPDASAVFDVDSIGLTRVASILNHGRDLGGNVLKKATGFFIGVGANPGAINPEEEIRRLEEKRDAGAEYIMTQPVFDPEIFLTFMDKIKHIKLPVIAGIWPLVSVRNAEFMNNEVPGANVPDWVMERLKRTRSKEEARETGLAIARETLRILKPHLQGAQISMPFGNVKYPLEVLKEVLS